The sequence AGAATCGGTACGAGGCAGATAAATGAACGAAAATATACTCTGGGGAGGAGCCACGATTTCAATCGTTGTCGTATCGTGGTGTTTCTACCGCCTTGTCGTGCCGAAGGGCTGGCGGGAGTGGACTCGCGCTGGAATCGTGCAGGCATTCGTCATCGCATTTTATGCCGAGATGTATGGATTTCCCCTCACGATTTACCTATTAGCCCGAGTCTTCAATCTGGACGTCGCGGGAAATCTTTGGGATGGCAATCTCTGGGTTTATCTGACGGGCAGTTGGTGGGTAATGCCAGCTTCCATGGCTCTCGGTTACACTGTTGTCTTTTTTGGAGCCGCTCTGATCATCGCCGGCTGGCGTGAAGTGTATCGAGCGAGAGCGAGAGGGCGGCTCGCCAGGGGTGGCCCTTACAGCTTGATGCGCCATCCACAATACGCTGGCATCTTTCTGGCGCTGTTTGGCGAAAGTGTTGTGCATTGGCCAACGCTATTCTCACTGACGGCCTTCCCTATCATCGTCGGCGCGTACTGGCTCCTGGCCAGAATGGAGGAGAAGCAGATGATCCAACAGTACGGTGATAAATATCGGAGCTACCAAAGACGGGTGCCGATGTTCTGGCCGGATCACCGCGGTTGGCGCGTAGCCTTTAGAAACTACTCGTTTCGACGGATGCTTTGAAGGCGGCAAAGGACCGCTCAATCTGACCAGTGTTTGGAGTGGGCCCCTGGTGCCGGACAGGTAAGCAGA is a genomic window of Alphaproteobacteria bacterium containing:
- a CDS encoding DUF1295 domain-containing protein; this translates as MNENILWGGATISIVVVSWCFYRLVVPKGWREWTRAGIVQAFVIAFYAEMYGFPLTIYLLARVFNLDVAGNLWDGNLWVYLTGSWWVMPASMALGYTVVFFGAALIIAGWREVYRARARGRLARGGPYSLMRHPQYAGIFLALFGESVVHWPTLFSLTAFPIIVGAYWLLARMEEKQMIQQYGDKYRSYQRRVPMFWPDHRGWRVAFRNYSFRRML